In Cryptococcus neoformans var. neoformans JEC21 chromosome 5 sequence, one genomic interval encodes:
- a CDS encoding cytoplasm protein, putative, with amino-acid sequence MPAPVSDKVKICIDRGGTFCDIIALSESKGDHLVKLLSVDPDNYADAPTEGVRRVLEWFTGEKIPRNQPIDTSKIEYLRMGTTVATNALLERKGERCALLINKGHTDALEIAFQTRPFLFQLAVKKPDVLYSKVVEIDERIIPEWQEFVEEGRMVAENGDRLIKTSSGVTVRELKPLDEEEVLNQLKDLFEEGYRSLAIVLAHSYLLPDDEQRIAQMAWGMGFTNVSVSSSIEAKIGFIARGQSTTADAYLTPEVKRYLQGFVKGFKNRLEGSQCKVSFMQSDGALADFKSFSGLRAILSGPAGGVVGYARTSYDPLEGSPVVGFDMGGTSTDVSRYNGSYEHVFETTTAGIAIQVPQLDINTVAAGGGSILTYRNQIFNVGPESAGAHPGPACYRKGGPLTVTDANLFLGRLHIDSFPKIFGPSEDMPLDYDIVCQKFEELTTSINKENESNLSPAEVALGFINVANSSMARPIRGLTEQRGFRTSAHNLSCFGGAGGQHATALAALLGMHYVIVHKYSSILSAYGMALAEVAVDVSEPFVQEFSMSAMPATEERLGALRARALKKLSDQGVQERTVVYDDYLNLQYAGSDTTLMILRPADGDFARAFVEEHKREFAFTLDAPIMIAAVRVRATSKTTSLDLSEQSPYVDELRQLEASKITPLKPQPFASNSVYFEELGKFTDVPLYRLQDLVPGMKVAGPSIILDNTQTVVLHPQNTAKILKSHVFIDVGLGPRKAVDLNSVDPIQLSIFSHRFMGIAEQMCRALQKTAVSVSIKERLDFSCALFDAGGELVANAPNVPAHLGSMQYAVVYQANRRKGELRPGDLLVSNTPEAGGGHLPDITVIQPVFDDAGKDIVFWVAARGHHTDIGGLGGNSHHPDQSVRAEEGVAFESTFAIRDGVFNEQEIVDIFMKAGDYPGCKPTKRIDHNLSDLKAQCSACAVGTTQLHALFDEYGKDVVHFYMKAIRDNAEACTRDALKSYAGRTFRATDHFDDGTVVKLKIDIDENGTGTFDFTGTGPEVLANFNAPEAITRSGLLYCLRTMSGTDIPMNAGVLAPLNIIIPQGSVLSASEDAAVSQGNGEVAQRVADIVFTAFNVMSGSHGSMNGTHLMYKKHTWAETTCGGASAGPTWDGQSAVHTNMTNTRIGDLELLETRFPAILREFSIRRGTGGAGRYRGGDGICRIYEARVAMEASHDGQRRVIAPHGSSGGLDGERGASYLKKKKLNGGYRVVKLKPAHQVQMQVGEQLIVHTAGAGGWGTPVDLIEEGYNREGNNYNHVKSKEGSKPPPFTRGNGSVSQWGQAQAECD; translated from the exons ATGCCTGCACCAGTGAGCGACAAAGTCAAGATTTGCATTGATCGAGGGGGTACTTTCTGT GACATAATTGCTTTGAGTGAAAGCAAAGGAGACCATTTGGTCAAGCTATTGAGTGTAGATCCTGACAA CTACGCCGATGCGCCCACCGAGGGTGTCCGTCGTGTTCTGGAGTGGTTCACAGGCGAAAAGATCCCTCGTAACCAGCCTATCGACACCTCCAAGATTGAATACCTCCGCATGGGCACAACTGTGGCTACTAATGCACTTCTAGAGCGGAAAGGGGAGCGATGTGCTTTGCTAATT AACAAAGGCCATACCGATGCACTTGAGATAGCTTTCCAAACTCgccctttcctcttccagcttgCGGTTAAAAAG CCCGATGTACTCTACTCCAAGGTTGTCGAGATTGACGAACGTATCATTCCGGAGTGGCAGGAatttgttgaagaaggtcgaaTGGTAGCTGAGAACGGTGACAGGCTGATCAAGACGAGTAGCGGCGTGACAGTACGAGAATTGAAACCGTTAG acgaggaagaagtgctAAATCAGCTCAAAGATTTATTTGAAGAAGGTTACCGATCCCTTGCAATTGTTCTCGCCCACTCGTACCTTCTtccagatgatgagcaacGTATTGCACAAATGGCCTGGGGCATGGGTTTTACGAATGTCAGTGTCTCATCCAGTATTGAGGCGAAGATTGGCTTCATTGCTCGCGGTCAATCAACTACTGCAGACGCCTATCTCACTCCCGAGGTCAAACGCTACCTCCAAGGCTTTGTCAAAGGTTTCAAGAATAGGCTGGAAGGATCACAGTGCAAGGTATCTTTTATGCAGTCAGATGGTGCTTTGGCCGATTTCAAAAGCTTCTCTGGTCTGAGGGCAATCCTCT CTGGACCCGCCGGAGGTGTTGTCGGATACGCTCGTACTTCATATGACCCACTGGAAGGTTCACCGGTGGTTGGTTTTGATATGGGTGGAACT TCTACCGACGTATCGCGTTACAATGGCTCGTACGAACATGTGTTTGAGACGACCACTGCCGGTATCGCCATACAGGTACCTCAGTTAGATATCAACACCGTTGCGGCTGGAGGAGGGTCCATCCTGACCTATAGAAACCAAATATTCAACGTTGGTCCGGAATCGGCTGGTGCTCATCCCGGGCCTGCTTGTTATCGCAAAGGAGGACCTTTGACCGTGACCGATGccaaccttttccttggtCGATTGCATATCGACTCATTCCCTAAGA TATTCGGCCCCAGCGAAGACATGCCCCTTGACTACGACATCGTCTGTCAAAAATTCGAGGAATTGACAACTTCCATCAACAAAGAGAATGAATCAAACCTTTCTCCTGCAGAAGTCGCCTTGGGGTTTATCAACGTTGCCAACTCTTCCATGGCTCGTCCGATCCGGGGTCTTACTGAGCAGAGAGGTTTCCGTACTAGTGCTCACAACCTGAGCTGTTTTGGTGGTGCAGGGGGTCAACATGCTACTGCTCTCGCTGCGCTTCTGGGGATGCACTATGTGATTGTTCACAA GTAttcctccatcctttcTGCGTATGGTATGGCTCTCGCGGAGGTTGCGGTCGACGTTTCCGAACCATTTGTCCAAGAGTTTTCGATGTCAGCCATGCCAGCTACTGAGGAGCGTTTAGGTGCTCTGAGGGCCCGAGCATTAAAGAAGTTGTCTGACCAAGGTGTCCAAGAACGAACTGTTGTGTACGATGATTACCTGAATCTTCAATATGCAGGCTCCGACACCACTTTGATGATCCTTCGCCCCGCAGATGGCGACTTTGCTCGTGCTTTCGTGGAAGAGCATAAGCGAGAGTTTGCATTCACCCTCGATGCTCCTATCATGATTGCCGCTGTCCGCGTACGGGCTACCTCCAAGACCACCTCCCTTGATCTTAGCGAACAATCACCATACGTGGATGAGCTCCGACAGCTGGAGGCCAGTAAGATCACTCCCCTTAAACCACAGCCTTTCGCTTCAAACTCAGTGTACTTTGAGGAATTGGGCAAGTTTACAGACGTGCCTTTGTATCGATTGCAAGATCTAGTCCCTGGGATGAAGGTCGCTGGgccttccatcatcctcgatAACACTCAAACAGTTGTGCTGCACCCTCAAAACACAGCCAAAATTCTCAAGTCTCATGTTTT TATCGATGTAGGCTTAGGTCCGAGAAAGGCAGTTGACCTTAATTCCGTCGATCCCATCCAATTGTCTATCTTCAGTCACCGCTTCATGGGTATCGCCGAACAGATGTGTCGTGCTTTACAAAAGACTGCTGTTTCTGTTTCTATCAAGGAACGTCTCGA CTTCTCATGTGCTCTTTTCGATGCTGGCGGGGAACTAGTTGCCAACGCACCAAATGTGCCGGCTCATCTTGGGTCCATGCAGTACGCTGTTGTGTATCAGGCCAATAGGCGTAAAGGGGAGCTTCGGCCTGGGGACCTTTTGGTATCCAATACCCCGGAAGCCGGAGGTGGCCATCTTCCCGATATCACT GTGATTCAACCTGTCTTTGATGACGCTGGAAAGGATATCGTATTTTGGGTGGCTGCTCGAGGACATCATACCGACATTGGTGGACTTGGAGGCAACTCTCACCACCCAGACCAATCTGTTCGTGCGGAGGAGGGGGTGGCTTTCGAATCAACCTTTGCCATACGAGACGGAGTTTTCAACGAACAAGAGATTGTTGACATTTTCATGAAGGCAGGCGATTATCCCGGCTGCAAGCCAACAAAACGGATCGACCACAACTTATCCGACCTCAAGGCCCAATGTTCCGCATGTGCTGTGGGTACTACCCAACTGCACGCTTTGTTTGATGAGTATGGTAAGGACGTCGTCCATTTCTACATGAAAG CTATTCGAGACAACGCCGAAGCGTGTACACGAGATGCCCTCAAATCTTATGCTGGTCGTACTTTCAGAGCCACAGATCACTTTGATGATGGTACAGtggtcaagctcaagatcGACATTGATGAGAATGGTACTGGAACATTTGATTTTACCGGTACCGGACCCGAGGTTTTGGCCAACTTCAATGCACCAGAGGCCATCACGCGCTCTGGTCTCTTGTACTGCTTACGGACCATGTCTGGGACAGATATTCCCATGAACGCTGGCGTGCTTGCTCCATTGAACATTATCATCCCCCAAGGATCTGTCTTATCCGCTTCTGAAGATGCTGCCGTATCACAAGG TAATGGTGAAGTGGCTCAGCGTGTTGCCGATATTGTCTTTACTGCCTTCAACGTCATGTCTGGGTCTCATGGTTCTATGAACGGTACCCATTTGATGTATAAGAAGCATACTTGGGCTGAGACCA CATGTGGCGGCGCGTCGGCAGGACCTACTTGGGACGGTCAATCGGCCGTTCATACAAATATGACCAACACCCGTATCGGCGATctcgagcttcttgagACCCGATTCCCAGCCATCCTTCGAGAATTCAGTATTCGCCGAGGCACAGGTGGTGCAGGTAGATACcgaggaggtgatggaaTTTGTCGAATTTATGAGGCAAGAGTAGCAATGGAAGCAAGTCATGATGGGCAGCGACGTGTTATCGCACCCCATGGCTCATCAGGCGGCCTTGATGGAGAAAGGGGAGCTTCCTAtctgaagaaaaagaaactcAACGGGGGGTATCGTGTTGTCAAGCTGAAGCCGGCTCACCAAGTCCA GATGCAAGTAGGAGAGCAGCTGATTGTGCACACAGCGGGTGCTGGCGGCTGGGGAACTCCGGTGGACCtcattgaagaaggatataaTAGAGAGGGTAATAATTATAACCATGTCAAGTCCAAGGAGGGAAGCAAGCCACCACCTTTCACAAGAGGAAACGGTAGTGTATCTCAGTGGGGTCAGGCTCAAGCCGAGTGTGACTGA
- a CDS encoding coproporphyrinogen oxidase, putative yields the protein MRIRMATWVKSLQDHIVRTMEQIEAAAPPNEFAPSPAPPTFLRDAWIRPEGGEGSSCVLADGRVFEKAGINVSVVHGKLPPKAQMAMLPDHPSLPEPTGTVPFFATGLSIVIHPRNPHVPTVHLNYRYFEIEDPETGKPKAWWFGGGSDLTPSYLDEADAVHFHKTLKHACDQHDERYWPDFKQQCDRYFTITHRGECRGLGGIFFDDLTTTSPVHAPPDGAQGPSAEKIFEFVKSASAAFLPAYVPIVYKHMNDSWTPEEKRWQQLRRGRYVEFNLVYDRGTKFGLNTPGARIESILMSLPETARWEYMSPLGREGSGTREEKLMEVLKNPRDWV from the exons ATGCGCATCCGCATGGCCACGTGGGTCAAGTCGCTGCAGGACCACATCGTCCGCACGATGGAACAGATCGAGGCCGCCGCCCCGCCCAACGAGTTCGCCCCGTCGCCCGCCCCGCCCACCTTTCTCCGCGACGCCTGGATCCGCCCCGAAGGCGGCGAAGGCTCCTCCTGCGTCCTCGCCGACGGACGCGTCTTTGAAAAGGCCGGCATCAACGTCTCCGTCGTGCACGGCAAGCTCCCGCCCAAGGCCCAGATGGCCATGCTGCCGGACCACCCGAGCCTGCCGGAGCCCACCGGCACCGTCCCCTTCTTCGCAACCGGCCTCAGCATCGTCATCCACCCCCGGAACCCACACGTGCCCACCGTCCATCTCAACTACAGGTACTTTGAGATTGAAGATCCCGAGACCGGGAAACCGAAAGCGTGGTGGTTTGGCGGCGGGTCCGACCTCACCCCGTCCTACCTCGACGAGGCCGACGCCGTCCATTTCCACAAGACGCTCAAGCACGCCTGCGACCAGCACGACGAGCGCTACTGGCCCGACTTTAAGCAGCAGTGCGACAGGTATTTCACCATCACCCACCGCGGCGAGTGCAGAGGTCTCGGCGGCATCTTCTTTGACGATCTCACCACCACGTCCCCCGTCCATGCCCCGCCGGACGGCGCCCAGGGACCAAGCGCTGAAAAGATTTTCGAATTTGTAAAATCCGCTTCCGCCGCCTTCCTCCCCGCCTACGTGCCCATCGTCTACAAGCACATGAACGACAGCTGGACGcccgaggagaagaggtggcAGCAGCTCAGGAGAGGGAGGTATGTCGAGTTCAACTTGGTCTATGATAGAGGTACCAAGTTTGGGTTGAACACCCCCGGCGCGAGGATAGAGAGTATCTTGATGTC GTTGCCGGAAACGGCGCGATGGGAATACATGTCCCCCTTGGGCAGGGAAGGGTCCGGAACACGCGAAGAAAAGCTCATGGAGGTTTTGAAAAATCCTCGTGACTGGGTCTAA
- a CDS encoding ubiquinone biosynthesis-related protein, putative, with protein sequence MLSAALRVLARAAAIQRAEAAARTATAHSSPAGSLTALDRLIDAAPHHPPPPAPGTHPADKGHGISLPLSLKRGYRGPVKYVQPGPRPKPETVESVESVESVRPIETVKSSPLTAIPLTKPLGPAEPAEPAEPAEPVEPTRPAETVNAATVDVDADTPPAQPVPPIVKQLEAAAEAEAEAAEDDETPVILRASRVPASRLGRLFHYGSLAASLSWGAASESIRRSTGGNSSGSVFMSDANIRRLVSTLGRMRGAALKLGQFMSIQDNHMLPPEIEQVLHQVQAHANYMPDWQMDKVLRDELGADWQANLFTQFDRTPIASASIGQVHRAVLKDGRQVAVKIQFPGVASSIESDLSNLSLLLRTSALLPKGLYLQNTIAVMRRELEDECDYIREAAAGKKFAHLLAGDPFFIVPHVVDEATTGKVLTTEWMDGKPLSRVKNLSQETRDLIGTHILRLCLCELFQFRFMQTDPNWANFLFTPASSSAPPHIQLIDFGASREYTKQFMDGWYRLLKSALEGDREKMRVESLSLGYLTGQENDEMVQAHLDSMALVASPFAHHGPYPFANQTITDSIRALIPIMLKHRLTPPPQETYSLNRKLSGAFLMCAKMRANVDCRKLWEEQVGGYKQG encoded by the exons ATGCTCTCCGCAGCGCTCCGGGTGCTCGCACGCGCAGCAGCGATACAGCGCGCCGAGGCAGCGGCGAGGACAGCGACGGCACACAGCTCCCCCGCCGGAAGCCTCACAGCCCTCGACAGACTCATAGACGCAGCGCCGCATCACCCACCGCCGCCCGCACCCGGCACACACCCCGCCGACAAGGGCCACGGCATATCCCTGCCTCTCAGCTTGAAGCGAGGTTATCGGGGCCCTGTCAAGTATGTCCAGCCTGGACCCAGGCCTAAGCCTGAGACGGTGGAGTCGGTGGAGTCGGTAGAGTCGGTCAGACCGATCGAGACTGTTAAAAGCAGTCCATTGACCGCTATACCCTTGACCAAGCCACTGGGACCAGCAGAACCAGCGGAGCCAGCAGAACCAGCAGAACCAGTGGAACCAACGAGACCAGCGGAAACTGTGAACGCAGCAACTGTAGACGTGGACGCCGATACACCCCCTGCTCAGCCCGTCCCGCCCATCGTCAAACAATTGGAAGCTGCAGCTGAAGCTGAAGCTGAAGCTGCAGAAGACGACGAG ACGCCAGTGATCTTGCGTGCGTCCAGGGTACCTGCTTCCCGCCTCGgccgcctcttccactaTGGCT CACTCGCCGCATCACTCTCATGGGGTGCCGCATCAGAATCCATTCGGCGGTCGACCGGCGGAAACAGCAGCGGAAGCGTGTTTATGAGCGATGCGAATATCAGACGGCTCGTCTCTACCCTTGGCCGGATGAGGGGCGCTGCATTAAAGCTGGGCCAATTCATGTCTATCCAAG ACAACCACATGCTCCCCCCCGAAATCGAACAGGTCCTGCACCAAGTCCAAGCCCACGCCAACTACATGCCCGACTGGCAGATGGACAAAGTCCTCCGCGACGAGCTCGGCGCCGACTGGCAGGCCAACCTGTTTACCCAGTTTGACCGTACACCGATCGCCTCCGCCTCGATCGGCCAGGTCCATCGCGCCGTCCTCAAAGACGGCAGGCAGGTCGCCGTCAAGATCCAGTTCCCCGGCGTCGCGTCCTCGATCGAATCCGACTTGTCCaacctctccctcctcctccgcacCTCTGCCCTCTTGCCAAAGGGACTCTATCTGCAAAACACGATCGCAGTCATGCGCAGAGAGCTCGAGGATGAGTGCGATTATATCAGGGAAGCAGCGGCCGGCAAGAAATTCGCACACCTCTTGGCGGGCGATCCGTTCTTCATCGTGCCCCACGTCGTGGACGAGGCCACCACCGGCAAAGTGTTGACGACcgagtggatggatgggaaaCCGTTGAGCCGGGTCAAGAATCTCTCTCAAGAAACGCGTGATCTC ATCGGCACCCACATCCTCCGTCTCTGTCTTTGCGAACTCTTCCAATTCCGATTCATGCAAACCGATCCCAACTGGGCAAACTTTTTATTCACccccgcctcttcctccgccccGCCCCACATCCAGCTCATCGATTTCGGCGCAAGTAGAGAATATACCAAACAGTTTATGGATGGGTGGTACAGGCTGTTGAAGAGTGCGTTGGAAGGCGATAGGGAGAAGATGCGCGTCGAGAGTTTGAGTTTGGGGTATCTCACTGGGCAAGAGAACGAT GAAATGGTCCAGGCACATCTCGACTCCATGGCCCTCGTCGCCTCCCCCTTTGCCCACCACGGCCCATACCCATTCGCCAACCAGACAATCACCGACTCCATCCGCGCACTCATCCCCATCATGCTCAAACACCGTCTCACCCCGCCACCCCAAGAAACGTATTCACTCAATAGGAAACTGAGCGGCGCTTTCCTGATGTGTGCAAAGATGCGGGCGAATGTGGATTGTAGGAAACTTTGGGAAGAGCAAGTGGGGGGTTATAAGCAGGGCTAG
- a CDS encoding GTPase activating protein, putative, whose product MAPVTLPPSFYNSFWSPDYRSGLEVLFKNLEQGCLENEDVTAFIESQVRGHHSLASTLLSPPLPSTSTESSSSLSHTLLSLRGASSARGEAHLALAQELEERVLLAWKAWVDRHGIRIKEAKAEMLGKSGVVSVWEKDAHKLEQLKKAYLAKTRAADDAEDDVKFAPATSRSPPPDNYTSSPKLPQVKLSGANLRRTGTVADRITEKLRAASVSSGSSAPGSSPSKHLNTISVDGKVLPPPPSPLKTEDLVGGGSLDSPGSPREECFIPPTDPHGKPTLPGVESTTHELHSSPDPNVAPILLSGLSLTPRGLKEILQRLDTYLLTTVAPNAEPPTTSSTKSNPALASRQRSTILGTYEKTVSGAEIVNWLADNVEAFGGDWERCADAADELHKMGYFSRIGVGRGFDASDDTYFILKVNGHETVSHQPFALPTPLSPSNATNTIPSIFKQYHLYLPASLANSDEPPHVRLRRDAHKADEMYREGVWSAEEKRLEMEERIERGLRLWERWERERLSAVKTVLKQYETTLAKLPSKLANLQKSTELSVEAFNPEADIKALIEGNRTGPFRPQSHVYESVDTDVPDVNFGIDLRRWSGERGWKSLVHAPKREKGAIPEALEALLGALAEMYDSISEEERRRAWIYEVPLMETHMLRNAINNPKIPVDDLISIVKKFNAPVAAGTIKLYLLELNPPVMGWEGWEDAKAVYPAVGADQDVDMTSAVASVLGRLPGSHIFALDAVIKHFRTLIDTTKSAEPDEVYTTKLALSVGRTILRPQFETDLTIGDRTPSLFLADLIRHYTALFPPLVEKLKAETDRPMPVRKRTALVDQRVSRSSLGKDVDPQHLLELQRAQMRATSPAPRGGKDLPPIQSQQQAVPTTPSPAPALTATAGSATNPVSALGFGPAIEAKKMEEAGSDEDEPFIPPSDTDPKSSTPPAASAAVHRSSVHSANSIRSSRSEGKTDLAPVIASPAAAAAPSHETDPIPPTATTFLSKDTQQVQENEQAPTAAPADGGDVVISSGGSAAGLKRGVSGESSRLRGPRAARGPRPAPGRAHGTSMSTSERPDSPQSIAGSVGQGEGLGRVKSRPTSIHTGAGAGGGTSRPTTPSAGERPSSKYGAQGTSGHGTRGSVSAMAAKFEKREE is encoded by the exons ATGGCCCCAGTAACTCTCCCACCTTCCTTTTACAACTCTTTCTGGTCTCCAGACTACAGATCAGGCCTTGAAGTCTTGTTCAAGAACCTCGAGCAG GGATGTCTCGAGAATGAAGATGTCACAGCGTTTATAGAG TCGCAAGTCCGGGGTCACCATTCACTAGCATCAACCCTTCTTAgtcctccacttccttccacctccacagaatcttcctcatccctTTCCCACACCCTCTTATCCCTTCGTGGTGCCTCTTCAGCACGAGGTGAAGCTCATCTGGCCTTGGCgcaagagcttgaagagcgGGTGTTATTGGCATGGAAAGCGTGGGTGGACAGACATGGTATCAGAATCAAAGAAGCCAAGGCGGAAATGCTTGGTAAAAGCGGCGTTGTTAGTGTCTGGGAAAAAGACGCTCATAAACTGGAGCAA CTCAAAAAGGCATATTTGGCAAAGACACGGGCGGCTGATGATGCTGAGGATGA TGTCAAGTTTGCCCCAGCGACTTCCCGTTCACCCCCTCCCGACAACtacacttcttctcccaaacTCCCACAAGTCAAGCTGTCTGGTGCCAACCTTCGACGTACTGGCACGGTTGCCGACCGTATCACGGAAAAGCTCCGGGCTGCCTCTGTCAGCAGCGGTTCCAGTGCTCCTGGCTCGTCTCCTTCAAAACATCTAAACACAATTTCTGTTGATGGGAAGGTGCTCCCACCCCCTCCAAGCCCCTTGAAGACGGAAGATCTAGTTGGTGGTGGCAGCTTGGACAGTCCTGGAAGCCCGCGAGAAGAGTGCTTCATTCCGCCAACCGACCCGCATGGGAAGCCGACCCTTCCAGGTGTTGAGTCAACCACTCACGAGTTACACTCCTCACCCGATCCCAACGTCGCACCAATCCTCCTTTCTGGCCTTTCTCTCACTCCGCGAGGTCTCAAGGAGATTCTTCAGCGCCTTGATACTTACTTACTCACAACCGTCGCTCCCAATGCCGAGCCGCCCACTacatcatccaccaaaTCCAATCCCGCTCTTGCCAGCCGTCAACGAAGTACCATTTTAGGTACCTACGAGAAGACTGTCTCTGGTGCGGAGATTGTCAACTGGTTAGCGGATAACGTTGAAGCATTCGGGGGTGATTGGGAGAGATGTGCGGATGCGGCTGATGAGCTTCACAAGATGGGATACTTTAGCCGGATCGGTGTGGGTAGAGGATTTGATGCTAGTGACGACACAtacttcatcctcaaagtcAACGGTCACGAGACTGTATCACACCAACCTTTTGCACTACCTacccctctctctccttccaatGCTACCAATACTATCCCCAGTATCTTCAAGCAGTACCATCTTTACCTTCCCGCGTCACTTGCTAACAGTGATGAACCTCCCCACGTCCGCTTACGACGAGACGCCCACAAGGCAGATGAAATGTATCGAGAAGGAGTGTGGAGCgctgaagagaagaggttggagatggaggagcgTATTGAGCGGGGTTTGCGTTTGtgggagagatgggaaCGTGAGAGGCTTTCGGCCGTCAAGACGGTGTTGAAGCAATACGAGACCACGCTTGCCAAACTCCCTAGCAAACTTGCCAACCTTCAAAAGTCTACAGAGCTTTCTGTCGAGGCGTTCAACCCCGAGGCCGATATCAAAGCGCTCATCGAAGGAAACAGGACTGGTCCGTTTAGGCCACAATCGCATGTTTACGAAAGTGTGGATACAGACGTGCCTGATGTGAACTTTGGAATAGACCTTCGGCGATGGTCGGgcgagagaggatggaagagtcTGGTCCATGCACCAAAGCGGGAAAAGGGGGCAATCCCAGAGGCGCTGGAAGCGCTGTTGGGCGCGTTGGCGGAGATGTATGACTCGATTTCCGAAGAGG AGCGACGCCGAGCATGGATCTATGAGGTGCCTCTTATGGAGACCCATATGCTCCGAAATGCCATCAACAACCCTAAAATCCCCGTCGATGATTTGATCAGCATTGTTAAAAAGTTTAACGCTCCCGTCGCCGCTGGGACGATCAAGCTCTACTTGCTTGAGTTGAACCCTCCTGTGATGGGCTGGGAAGGCTGGGAAGATGCCAAGGCAGTATATCCTGCTGTGGGTGCGGACCAAGATGTGGATATGACGAGCGCGGTGGCGAGTGTGCTTGGAAGGTTGCCCGGATCGCATATCTTTGCTTTGGATGCTGTCATCAAGCATTTCAGGACCTTGATTGATACGACAAAGTCTGCTGAGCCCGATGAAGTATATACTACCAAACTCGCACTGTCGGTCGGAAGGA CAATTCTTCGTCCACAATTTGAGACTGATCTCACTATCGGTGACCGTACTCCTTCATTGTTCCTCGCCGACCTTATCAGGCACTACACcgcccttttccctccGCTTGTTGAGAAACTGAAGGCGGAGACTGATCGTCCCATGCCTGTAAGAAAACGTACCGCCTTGGTTGATCAAAGAGTTTCACGAAGCAGTCTTGGTAAGGATGTTGATCCTCAACATCTCTTGGAGTTGCAGAGAGCGCAGATGAGAGCGACGAGTCCTGCACCTAGGGGCGGCAAGGACTTGCCTCCTATCCAGTCACAGCAGCAGGCTGTCCCTACTACGCCTAGTCCTGCACCTGCTTTGACGGCGACTGCTGGCTCTGCGACTAATCCCGTTTCTGCCCTTGGCTTTGGCCCGGCTATtgaggcgaagaagatggaggaggctggaagtgacgaggatgagccGTTCATCCCACCTTCCGACACTGACCCCAAGTCTTCTACTCCTCCCGCCGCCTCTGCTGCTGTCCACCGTTCCTCTGTCCATTCTGCCAATTCGATCCGCTCCAGTCGTTCCGAGGGGAAGACCGATCTTGCGCCCGTTATCGCATCtcccgccgccgccgcggCCCCTTCCCACGAGACAGATCCCATCCCACCCACTGCGACTACCTTTTTGTCAAAAGACACCCAGCAAGTCCAAGAAAATGAACAAGCCCCGACCGCGGCACCGGCCGATGGAGGAGACGTTGTCATCTCGTCTGGCGGCTCAGCCGCCGGTCTCAAGCGCGGAGTGTCTGGTGAATCCTCTCGTCTTCGGGGTCCCCGTGCGGCTCGAGGTCCACGCCCGGCTCCCGGCCGAGCGCACGGGACGTCAATGTCGACGTCGGAACGGCCGGATTCGCCTCAGAGCATAGCGGGCTCAGTAGGGCAAGGAGAGGGTTTGGGGAGGGTGAAAAGTAGGCCTACGAGTATTCATACGGGTGCGGGTGCGGGTGGGGGGACGAGTCGGCCGACTACACCGTCTGCTGGGGAAAGGCCGTCGAGCAAG TATGGCGCTCAAGGGACGAGCGGTCATGGGACACGAGGATCTGTCAGTGCGATGGCTGCAAAGTTTGAAAAGCGAGAAGAGTAG